The following are encoded together in the Fundulus heteroclitus isolate FHET01 chromosome 19, MU-UCD_Fhet_4.1, whole genome shotgun sequence genome:
- the ccdc170 gene encoding coiled-coil domain-containing protein 170: MEMLKSSDEERLRMRIAVLEASVNSCELECKASRETALRLMGELDQERRKTASGAAALDSLRAELEGLAVGRRGVETEKQTLSESLDASRRVAEAARRESRCLEKQVEELVAKARADEDKRERFLEKVARLLQERSEHVILPTEEDVLHNLDNFCNKTVSQMEKRLHHTSEELKEKMALQLGTLQRAQLAEQQVQDQKRRLQSLETELLRAEVHRDGLRHSEKQYEEFLEQLSETMKLDSIDPDLDFDMKLKLIQSRAEQLVRQEAAALVESKRQTYGLQQKVKSQKDQLERRELHVQLLRKKVSELEEEKRSRSALAGEQNDALLEGRKLRKRLESLQGELRAAKLSNNELKAQLTRINELKHAKLKVFGQSQTAQEQKLKLKLNQLVDEKTKVEQKLSTVSSDLQGQEKKAREDQEQLHILRESLVQMSERQRELVDFRSKISQMLGLNSTSLSLSNSEMIKLLEELLHSPHHHHVCHHHDATPWHCSTHHSLPPLPDPPERGSTLDASVSGSSFAAF, encoded by the exons ATGGAAATGTTGAAAAGTTCTGATGAG GAGAGACTGAGGATGAGGATTGCTGTTTTGGAGGCGAGTGTCAACTCATGTGAGCTGGAATGTAAAGCCAGCAGAGAGACGGCGCTGAGGCTGATGGGAGAGCTGGATcaggagaggaggaagacagCCAGCGGCGCAGCAGCACTTGATTCACTCAGAGCG GAGTTGGAAGGCCTGGCGGTGGGAAGGAGGGGCGTTGAGACAGAGAAACAGACCTTAAGCGAAAGCCTGGACGCCAGCAGGAGAGTGGCGGAGGCAGCCAGGCGAGAGTCCCGCTGTTTGGAGAAACAAGTAGAGGAGCTTGTGGCGAAGGCCCGGGCTGACGAGGACAAACGTGAGCGGTTCCTGGAAAAGGTGGCTAGACTGCTGCAGGAGAGGTCTGAGCATGTCATCCTGCCCACAGAGGAAGATGTTTTACACAATCTAGACAACTTCTGTAATAAG ACTGTATCCCAGATGGAGAAGAGATTGCATCACACATCCGAGGAGCTGAAAGAGAAGATGGCGCTTCAGCTCGGCACACTGCAGAGGGCTCAGCTTGCCGAGCAACAAGTCCAGGACCAGAAGAGGCGACTGCAAAGTCTGGAGACGGAGCTGCTGAGGGCAGAGGTGCATCGGGATGGACTACGACACAGCGAGAAACAG TATGAGGAGTTTCTGGAACAGCTGTCTGAGACGATGAAGCTTGACAGTATCGATCcggatctggactttgacatgAAGCTGAAGCTCATCCAGTCACGCGCAGAACAACTTGTCAGACAAGAGGCAGCCGCTTTAGTGGAAAGCAAAAGACAGACATATGGCTTACAGCAAAAG GTAAAATCACAAAAGGACCAACTAGAAAGAAGAGAACTCCACGTCCAGCTTTTGAGGAAAAAGGTTTCAGAGctagaggaggagaagagaagTCGATCTGCGCTGGCTGGAGAACAAAACGATGCACTTCTAGAGGGCCGGAAGTTAAGAAAAAGGCTGGAGAGTCTCCAAGGAGAGCTGAGGGCGGCCAAGCTGTCCAACAATGAGCTCAAGGCCCAGCTCACCCGCATCAACGAGCTCAAG CATGCTAAGCTGAAGGTTTTTGGACAGAGTCAGACCGCGCAGGAGcagaagctgaagctgaagctgaaTCAGCTGGTGGACGAGAAGACAAAGGTGGAGCAGAAGCTGAGCACGGTAAGCTCAGATCTGCAGGGCCAGGAGAAGAAGGCAAGAGAGGACCAAGAGCAGCTCCACATCCTCAGGGAGAGCCTGGTTCAGATGTCtgagaggcagagggag CTCGTGGATTTCCGGTCAAAGATTTCTCAGATGTTGGGCCTGAACTCGACATCTTTGTCTCTTTCAAATTCTGAAATGATCAAGCTACTTGAGGAACTTCTTCACAGTCCCCATCACCATCATGTCTGCCATCACCATGACGCTACACCCTGGCACTGCTCTACTCACCACAGTCTTCCTCCGCTGCCCGACCCGCCTGAAAGGGGTTCCACCCTGGATGCCTCTGTGTCTGGTTCCTCTTTTGCTgccttttaa
- the rmnd1 gene encoding required for meiotic nuclear division protein 1 homolog, protein MLLRTLWSRLGAQRLAGSKQVCIGSSIKCLGDSPAFTPRIHSSSCTITRTFHINTFHQQHVHKTHVHPAVAGVKNCTVPLLTLPGTPISWRNDQPRFNSSDIVKSVLKPTLKPAIVPPKGKRPPKGPRTKQPSRANQPSMKEDEDMMQCIAFATADQYHLPTLSHDLINHGFQEIDLPRDASNVLVISTENAAKPDDDALVFFFREGSVVFWNVEEKEMKKVLRLLEHHEIQSYEVALVHWENEEINYTVGEGNTKLERGNFILSYEMEQHEAVLEKFAFSNALCLSVKLAIWEVALDNFVESIQSIPETLKSGQRVKLSSAEVMQKIGELFTLRHCINLRSDLLLTPDFYWDRENLEKLYDKTCQFLSINRRVNVVNEKLEHCTQLTDLMRSHLSEKHSLRLEWMIVILITIEVMFELAKMIF, encoded by the exons ATGCTTCTTCGGACATTGTGGTCGAGACTAGGAGCTCAGCGGCTTGCTGGGAGCAAACAAGTCTGTATTGGGTCCTCGATAAAATGTTTGGGTGATTCCCCAGCGTTCACCCCAAGGATCCACTCCTCATCATGTACAATCACAAGGACCTTTCATATAAACACATTTCACCAGCAGCACGTGCATAAAACACATGTTCACCCTGCTGTGGCTGGGGTTAAAAATTGTACTGTTCCTCTTTTAACCCTCCCCGGGACTCCGATCAGCTGGAGAAATGATCAGCCTCGTTTCAATTCATCCGACATTGTAAAGTCGGTGCTAAAGCCGACCTTAAAACCAGCGATAGTGCCTCCTAAAGGGAAAAGGCCTCCTAAAGGACCACGAACAAAACAGCCTTCTCGAGCCAACCAGCCTTCAATGAAAGAGGATGAG GATATGATGCAATGCATTGCCTTTGCGACAGCAGACCAGTATCATTTACCAACGCTTAGCCATGACTTGATAAACCATGGCTTTCAAGAAATAGATTTACCAAGAG atgcGTCCAATGTCCTGGTGATAAGCACAGAAAATGCTGCTAAACCAGATGATGATGCGCTCGTGTTTTTCTTCAG AGAGGGATCAGTGGTTTTCTGGAATGTCGAGGAGAAAGAG atgaaaaaggttttgagaCTATTGGAGCATCATGAGATCCAGTCCTACGAAGTGGCTTTAGTACACTGGGAAAACGAGGAGATCAACTACACTGTGGGAGA AGGAAATACAAAACTGGAGAGAGGCAATTTTATTCTTAGTTACGAGATGGAGCAGCATGAGGCTGTTCTGGAGAAATTTGCATTTTCAAACGCACTCTGTCTGTCAG taaagTTGGCGATATGGGAGGTGGCTTTGGACAACTTTGTAGAGTCAATTCAGTCAATTCCAGAG acGCTGAAGTCGGGACAAAGAGtcaagctttcttctgctgagGTTATGCAGAAGATAGGAGAGCTTTTTACTTTAAG ACACTGCATCAACCTGAGGTCCGACCTGCTCCTCACGCCCGATTTCTACTGGGACAGAGAAAACTTGGAAAAGCTCTACGACAAGACATGCCAGTTCCTGAGCATCAATCGCAGAGTCAAC GTTGTGAATGAGAAGCTGGAACACTGTACACAGCTGACAGACCTGATGAGGAGCCACTTGAGTGAAAAGCACAGCTTGAGGTTGGAGTGGATGATAGTGATCCTCATTACCATTGAG GTGATGTTTGAACTTGCAAAGATGATCTTCTAA
- the akap12a gene encoding A-kinase anchor protein 12, with translation MGDAQSAPREAKSDAAAAEEEGEEEESGKVKDVETGQDIDKVLKNNGQISDVNKNAESSIVELNGHCEDELAIEAAICPDIDAPEPLREHETPLENDEINLKEVTKETEDGQVGHDDVIEMDAKQNDINESFRRFFSDIGLKLTVKRGSTDKGAVPKEEEPSKPEDVKPEHTAKEIIEEAQEKADLNTAEEAVENDSTVCQMLTDAPHDDFQVKEEVKTTEPKEEITSDDAGTLPPLSEDATRQEEPRRESTASLDETASPFKKFFTTGLFSGLRKKKRMEDEEVGEKELVEGEEHVTQAAHDKQHDEDVSPGVQTEKELDEVKTKEENLTAKSAQEEAKAPTIVVNEITNSQEIAQESPLKRLLSGSSFKKLSKKQKGRKSSDAKLSDSGEHISDQLLSSAESAENKKAETPGQTSAEAAAGEDGAWFSFKKLVTPQKKKKSSVDHEEGPIPGSRDGAKSVEGEQISDHSTEEGKRRKDSSVSWEAVLCGSGRRRSRKTSDSEDETPQVESEDSKQNGGSKQAPLGASTEMQEVLASAPKQTGGPPEGEEGSTWRSFKKLVTPKRKMKDEEESNSDVGQDDSAFSIKRLLSGRKTRKSVDVSADEVSKDVTSISDEDSETPAVVPLSEFDLTETETDVDKESCTANDVTETKEEVQSQDTVPAEAREIPDHEGALEKEASSAAATTQEPDELTESSEHQQLSDIPEEGFLTETTPASVMEEAVKDETIAEDLLEITSEAMTAPEPADVTLADDTEMVSAVSRLSESSKTSGNTTPVPAEYDVMDAESLLQQVSETISVSPKAVPVCLEEPSPERVVGSVLHQILEPPVLDQPKILELHRGSEATCIKTGLHAEGIDAVNEAAAVQAESMSHLNEAILTEMASEVPKEELDTAEPAADEVCELNLSELQKEMKALLIPAEEQHVVEDAGAADAVASRESSPEEEEEEEVAATEEVLTDQAENDRRKAHSGGEQFAVTSGDDTEKAGGREEVDQTVTGEDTETKDEAFERAQNEAPSPAEVDELEELGRAETAELAKGESDIQSHEERPEENIWLSETPSQDLIEGTNENNQIAEAQTYQSLATELEKDMVQTLDTEVSVLENISTAETDTDEPKLVESLPEGIGEADEKEPQNYQSEVIGISESVQAQTLEPEDAAKSPDEELSLSGETKQVESLTEETKEEEEEEEEKEEEEEKETAAAQIDGSEVTGLLETQLEENAVQSLHKQVSLPDISPAQKYTEESKLLESLTEVRDEQDVKVPDLEEAQISQSEVTEEVKSVQAPTLESQRDAVLSLDKEVLLEDISPAETEESKQVESPTKLTEELEDETKTDSAQSDNAELGEELKSIQTPTAKSEEDVIQTPNKDIETDIQEQKEDVTDELEDKEPPTGAAELDHVGELICPQAPILHSEEDVVQSLNKAEPELVNIPSIVDEEQDDNEPQAKKVTQVSEVEEATLESVGITVEVQEKDLTPNDAALKTETAEEKTKEEPECATQSITQVEDAPETEHAQEPEAALTPSLGPEATSRDARDVEVMSCDTPAVETVTDEPVITESNEPLLVEQEASPPNAQDMTSDVETCQPTTAPRNEESKTQELQDVPEDTDIVTEEPDRKAVSQETDTKPCDAEVEHEENAPEDVEGMKALTAVHISSVNEGPRSAEVLEKTTCLEETQPDCVDMAEVPESKNEVSLCEQQERVVGENAGLLSDAEIKVATTDQDVISHEVLSNIKDVSTEKPNVVVHAALMGVMASETEFIDTVETATPLVPDYVNQEAESSIAMVTMRMPSVEIEVNHKFQVLLMDVNVRSAENAVDTVIQVGVTEDKEVIDVCHESIQKVENLSATAEIEEGTTSEAIQVTVQDVMEHWTSDLPGTPSKMDAEDVEEVIKQSETMTEVCETDGKESIETEDKKGISDGTETVIRRQDEETVVITENSGIAAEQEGLEESKVLTIVPQTSDTSSIKDQNEDLEEVKAAEPEVFTTARDVEEEELAGKDPNESTREPPPSPQRQIATPGNAALAVPQSAGVISSSTGNLESPSSLSLEFKLNIQFAQAKTPTWPSAAPTERTEPMKPVEMSEAGVQAEAPVEPVCQGDECKKQTELNEVAVQASSNTEPDAGSHLIQRALIASQPVLQDVGIQAVETTEPVEQIQSTERADPKVQAAEVSQPSRQEKRAVLLSKPLLSEVRKVWAFRQSEDENDQDVWLDAEEDIYPQQETRTSRDKAEEHAELQSESEQKEEAEPELEFEMACSLETADTESQRDALTRETCEIESEGEDFTVALEDLGTSVSAVE, from the exons ATGGGAGACGCTCAGTCTGCGCCACGGGAGGCCAAAAGCgatgcagcagcggcggaggaggaaggggaggaagaggagagcgGAAAAGTGAAGGATGTGGAAACCGGGCAGGACATCGACAAG GTTCTCAAAAACAATGGGCAGATCTCTGACGTCAACAAAAATGCAGAGAGCTCAATAGTAGAACTGAATGGTCACTGTGAGGATGAGCTTGCCATAGAAG CTGCCATTTGTCCAGACATAGATGCACCAGAGCCTCTAAGAGAACACGAGACACCCTTAGAAAATGATGAAATTAATCTAAAGGAAGTGACCAAAGAAACTGAAGATGGTCAGGTTGGACACGATGACGTGATCGAAATGGATGCCAAGCAGAACGACATCAATGAAAGTTTCAGACGGTTTTTCAGCGACATTGGCCTGAAACTGACAGTAAAGAGAGGCTCCACTGACAAAGGCGCTGTACCAAAAGAAGAGGAACCGAGCAAACCAGAAGACGTTAAACCTGAACATACCGCAAAGGAGATAATTGAGGAGGCTCAAGAAAAAGCAGATCTTAACACAGCAGAAGAGGCTGTGGAAAATGATTCTACAGTGTGCCAGATGCTGACAGACGCTCCACATGATGATTTTCAGGTAAAAGAAGAAGTGAAAACAACAGAACCCAAGGAGGAAATCACATCTGATGATGCAGGAACGTTGCCACCCCTCAGTGAGGATGCAACACGGCAAGAAGAACCCCGCCGAGAATCCACAGCCAGTCTTGATGAAACTGCAAGCccgtttaaaaagttttttacaACTGGCCTCTTTTCCGGTCTTCGAAAGAAGAAGAGGATGGAAGATGAAGAGGTAGGTGAGAAAGAACTGGTGGAAGGGGAAGAACATGTGACCCAGGCCGCACACGATAAGCAACATGATGAAGACGTTTCTCCAGGGGTTCAAACTGAGAAAGAGCTTGATGAAGTGAAAACTAAAGAGGAAAACCTGACCGCCAAATCAGCCCAGGAGGAAGCTAAAGCTCCAACTATTGTTGTAAATGAAATCACAAACTCTCAGGAAATTGCTCAAGAAAGTCCCCTCAAAAGGCTTTTGTCAGGCTCTAGCTTCAAGAAactcagcaaaaaacaaaaaggaagaaaatccaGTGATGCGAAGCTGTCCGACTCTGGAGAACACATTTCGGATCAGCTTCTGTCATCTGCAGAGTCTGCCGAAAATAAGAAAGCGGAAACTCCTGGCCAGACGTCTGCCGAAGCAGCGGCTGGGGAAGACGGGGCTTGGTTTTCCTTCAAAAAACTGGTGACTccccaaaagaaaaagaagtccTCTGTGGACCATGAAGAGGGCCCAATCCCTGGTTCAAGAGATGGAGCAAAATCGGTCGAAGGAGAGCAAATATCAGATCACAGCACGGAGGAAGGGAAAAGGAGAAAAGATTCGTCCGTGTCATGGGAAGCTGTGTTGTGTGGATCTGGAAGGAGGAGAAGCCGGAAAACCTCAGACTCCGAGGATGAGACACCTCAAGTGGAAAGTGAAGATAGCAAGCAAAACGGTGGGTCTAAACAAGCACCACTGGGAGCTTCTACTGAGATGCAGGAGGTTCTGGCTTCAGCACCCAAACAGACAGGAGGTCCTCCAGAGGGAGAGGAAGGCTCAACATGGAGATCATTTAAAAAGCTTGTCACtcccaaaagaaaaatgaaggaTGAGGAGGAAAGCAACAGCGACGTTGGTCAAGATGATTCTGCCTTTTCCATAAAGAGACTCCTgtcaggaagaaaaacaaggaaGTCTGTTGATGTTTCTGCTGATGAGGTTAGCAAAGATGTAACAAGCATCTCCGACGAGGACTCCGAGACACCTGCCGTGGTTCCACTGTCTGAATTTGACTTAACTGAAACGGAAACAGATGTAGATAAAGAAAGTTGTACAGCAAATGACGTCACTGAGACCAAAGAGGAAGTCCAGTCTCAAGATACTGTGCCCGCTGAGGCAAGAGAGATCCCAGACCATGAAGGAGCTTTAGAAAAGGAGGCTTCATCAGCCGCTGCTACAACCCAAGAACCAGATGAGCTCACAGAATCAAGCGAGCATCAACAGCTCAGTGATATCCCAGAAGAGGGGTTCCTTACGGAGACCACCCCCGCCTCAGTCATGGAGGAGGCGGTGAAAGATGAAACCATAGCGGAGGACCTGTTGGAGATCACATCTGAGGCCATGACTGCTCCGGAGCCAGCGGACGTTACCCTGGCAGACGACACAGAGATGGTCTCCGCAGTTTCCCGGTTATCAGAGTCTTCGAAAACATCCGGCAACACAACCCCTGTCCCAGCAGAATACGACGTCATGGACGCAGAGTCTCTCCTGCAGCAGGTTTCCGAGACTATCTCCGTAAGCCCGAAGGCAGTTCCAGTGTGTTTGGAGGAACCGAGCCCTGAAAGAGTTGTCGGTTCAGTCCTGCATCAAATACTTGAACCACCTGTGTTAGACCAGCCCAAAATACTGGAACTACACAGAGGATCAGAAGCAACATGCATAAAAACAGGCCTGCATGCTGAAGGAATTGATGCAGTGAATGAAGCCGCAGCAGTGCAAGCAGAGAGCATGTCTCATCTCAATGAAGCTATTTTGACAGAAATGGCTTCAGAGGTTCCTAAAGAGGAGCTTGACACTGCTGAGCCTGCTGCGGATGAAGTTTGTGAGCTAAACCTTTCAGAGTTACAAAAAGAGATGAAAGCTTTGCTCATTCCGGCAGAGGAGCAACATGTAGTCGAAGATGCAGGGGCTGCAGATGCAGTGGCGTCAAGAGAGAGTTcacctgaagaagaagaagaagaagaagttgctGCAACTGAAGAAGTTTTGACTGATCAAGCTGAAAATGACAGAAGAAAAGCACACTCTGGGGGAGAACAATTTGCTGTTACATCTGGAGATGACACAGAGAAAGCAGGTGGGAGGGAGGAGGTAGACCAAACTGTGACAGGAGAGGACACGGAAACCAAAGACGAGGCCTTTGAGCGCGCCCAAAATGAGGCTCCATCTCCTGCTGAAGTGGACGAGCTGGAGGAACTGGGTAGAGCAGAAACAGCGGAGCTGGCCAAGGGAGAGAGTGATATCCAGTCACATGAGGAAAGACCCGAGGAAAATATTTGGCTAAGTGAAACACCATCACAGGATCTTATTGAAGGAACCAATGAAAACAACCAAATAGCTGAAGCTCAAACGTACCAAAGTCTGGCAACAGAGCTGGAAAAAGACATGGTTCAGACACTCGACACAGAAGTATCAGttttagaaaacatttcaacagcTGAAACAGATACAGATGAGCCAAAACTGGTAGAGTCTCTACCTGAGGGGATTGGGGAGGCAGATGAGAAAGAGCCACAGAATTATCAGTCTGAAGTTATAGGAATATCAGAAAGTGTTCAAGCACAAACATTAGAGCCAGAAGATGCAGCCAAATCCCCTGATGAGGAATTATCATTGTCAGGTGAAACCAAACAGGTGGAGTCTCTGACTGAAGAAaccaaggaggaggaggaggaggaggaggagaaggaggaggaggaagagaaagaaacaGCTGCAGCGCAGATCGACGGCTCTGAAGTTACAGGATTATTAGAAACTCAGTTGGAGGAGAATGCTGTCCAGTCCCTTCATAAACAAGTATCATTGCCAGATATTTCACCAGCTCAAAAATATACAGAGGAGTCCAAACTGCTGGAGTCTCTCACCGAAGTCAGAGATGAGCAAGACGTTAAAGTACCAGATCTAGAAGAAGCCCAAATCTCTCAGTCAGAAGTTACAGAAGAAGTTAAAAGTGTTCAAGCGCCAACATTAGAGTCACAAAGGGATGCTGTGCTGTCCCTTGATAAGGAAGTATTGTTGGAAGATATTTCACCAGCTGAAACAGAAGAATCCAAACAAGTAGAGTCTCCCACCAAACTCACCGAAGAGCTAGAAGACGAGACAAAAACCGATTCAGCTCAAAGTGACAATGCTGAACTTGGTGAAGAATTAAAATCTATACAAACACCAACAGCAAAGTCTGAAGAGGACGTAATTCAGACCCCTAATAAAGATATTGAAACAGACATACAGGAACAAAAAGAAGACGTAACTGATGAATTGGAAGACAAAGAGCCACCAACGGGTGCAGCTGAACTCGACCATGTTGGGGAGTTAATATGTCCACAAGCACCTATACTTCATTCAGAGGAAGATGTTGTTCAGTCCCTTAATAAAGCTGAACCTGAGCTGGTAAACATCCCCTCTATAGTAGATGAAGAGCAAGATGACAATGAGCCACAAGCAAAAAAGGTTACACAAGTTTCTGAGGTTGAAGAAGCCACACTGGAGTCAGTCGGAATCACTGTTGAGGTTCAGGAAAAAGACTTAACACCTAATGATGCTGCACTCAAGACAGAAACAGctgaagagaaaacaaaagaagaaccTGAATGTGCAACTCAAAGTATCACTCAAGTGGAAGATGCTCCTGAAACTGAGCACGCTcaggaaccagaagctgctTTAACTCCTTCATTGGGCCCCGAAGCAACTAGCCGTGACGCACGTGACGTGGAAGTGATGTCATGTGACACTCCAGCAGTGGAAACAGTCACAGATGAACCAGTTATTACAGAGTCAAATGAACCTCTCCTTGTTGAACAAGAAGCTTCACCTCCTAACGCACAAGATATGACCTCAGATGTAGAGACATGTCAGCCAACAACGGCACCAAGGAATGAAGAAAGTAAGACTCAAGAGCTTCAAGATGTTCCAGAAGACACCGACATTGTCACAGAAGAACCAGACAGGAAAGCTGTAAGCCAGGAAACGGATACTAAACCATGTGATGCTGAGGTTGAGCATGAAGAAAATGCTCCTGAAGACGTAGAGGGAATGAAAGCATTGACAGCAGTTCATATATCCTCAGTTAACGAGGGTCCAAGGAGTGCCGAGGTCCTGGAAAAAACAACATGTCTTGAGGAGACCCAGCCAGATTGTGTAGACATGGCAGAAGTTCCAGAATCCAAAAACGAAGTGAGCCTCTGCGAGCAGCAAGAGAGGGTAGTTGGGGAAAATGCAGGCCTACTTTCAGATGCTGAGATAAAGGTGGCCACGACCGATCAAGACGTCATATCACACGAGGTTCTGAGTAATATTAAAGACGTTTCGACTGAGAAACCTAATGTTGTGGTTCATGCAGCTTTGATGGGTGTGATGGCCAGTGAGACAGAGTTCATTGATACAGTAGAGACTGCGACACCATTAGTGCCAGACTACGTAAACCAGGAGGCAGAGTCTAGCATTGCCATGGTGACAATGCGCATGCCGTCCGTGGAGATTGAGGTAAATCACAAATTCCAGGTGCTCCTGATGGATGTCAATGTCAGATCAGCCGAGAACGCAGTTGACACAGTGATCCAGGTAGGCGTTACAGAAGATAAGGAAGTCATCGACGTGTGCCATGAAAGCATTCAGAAAGTAGAAAACCTCTCAGCCACGGCGGAAATTGAAGAAGGAACTACCAGTGAAGCAATCCAGGTGACAGTTCAAGACGTTATGGAGCACTGGACGAGTGACTTACCGGGAACACCATCCAAGATGGACGCTGAAGATGTAGAAGAAGTCATTAAACAGTCAGAAACTATGACAGAAGTATGTGAGACGGATGGAAAGGAATCCATTGAGACAGAAGATAAGAAGGGGATCAGTGACGGTACTGAAACTGTCATCAGAAGACAAGATGAGGAGACTGTAGTCATTACAGAGAACTCTGGAATCGCAGCTGAGCAAGAAGGCCTTGAAGAATCCAAGGTACTTACCATTGTTCCACAAACCTCAGACACCTCCTCCATCAAGGATCAAAATGAGGATTTGGAGGAAGTGAAAGCCGCGGAGCCAGAAGTGTTCACCACAGCAAGAGATGTAGAAGAAGAGGAGTTAGCTGGAAAAGACCCCAATGAAAGCACCAGGGAACCTCCTCCAAGTCCTCAAAGACAGATCGCCACACCTGGCAATGCTGCGTTAGCAGTCCCCCAGAGCGCCGGAGTGATCTCATCATCAACAGGGAACCTTGAGTCCCCTTCTAGCCTCTCCTTAGAGTTCAAGCTGAATATACAGTTTGCTCAAGCGAAGACCCCCACATGGCCATCGGCTGCACCTACAGAGAGAACCGAACCCATGAAACCGGTGGAGATGTCCGAGGCTGGAGTTCAGGCAGAGGCGCCAGTAGAGCCAGTATGCCAAGGAGATGAATGCAAAAAACAGACAGAGCTAAACGAGGTCGCAGTGCAGGCATCAAGTAACACAGAACCAGATGCCGGCTCACATTTAATCCAAAGGGCCTTGATTGCAAGTCAGCCAGTGCTACAGGATGTGGGTATCCAAGCAGTGGAGACAACTGAACCGGTGGAACAAATCCAATCTACAGAAAGAGCCGACCCAAAAGTCCAGGCAGCGGAGGTTTCCCAACCGTCAAGACAAGAGAAGAGAGCCGTGCTCCTGAGTAAGCCTCTGCTCTCCGAGGTGAGGAAGGTTTGGGCTTTCAGACAATCGGAGGATGAAAACGATCAAGACGTGTGGCTGGATGCAGAGGAGGACATTTATCCGCAGCAGGAAACACGGACATCCAGAGACAAGGCGGAGGAACACGCTGAGCTGCAGAGTGAAAGTGAGCAAAAGGAGGAAGCGGAGCCTGAGCTGGAGTTTGAGATGGCATGCAGCCTGGAGACCGCGGACACAGAAAGCCAACGAGACGCGCTGACGAGAGAGACGTGTGAAATAGAAAGTGAAGGGGAGGATTTCACTGTTGCACTCGAGGACCTGGGAACCAGTGTCTCTGCAGTGGAATGA